A genomic region of Desulfosarcina ovata subsp. ovata contains the following coding sequences:
- a CDS encoding YkgJ family cysteine cluster protein, with translation MESDETCEELFCCTLCGDCCKGFGGTYLTERDIDAIARFLKIGKDELVRGYTQRSGSKRVIAQGDNGYCIFWDKVCTIHPVKPWMCRQWPFIPGVLADVNNWRAMAASCPGMNTALDDRQILACVKKKMTPKPK, from the coding sequence ATGGAATCTGACGAAACCTGCGAAGAACTGTTTTGCTGCACTTTGTGCGGTGATTGCTGCAAAGGATTTGGCGGAACCTACCTGACCGAAAGGGACATTGACGCCATCGCCCGTTTTCTTAAGATCGGCAAGGATGAACTGGTGCGCGGGTATACCCAGCGGTCGGGATCGAAACGCGTCATTGCCCAGGGCGACAATGGCTACTGCATCTTCTGGGACAAAGTCTGCACCATCCATCCGGTCAAGCCCTGGATGTGCCGGCAGTGGCCATTTATCCCCGGTGTTCTTGCGGATGTGAACAACTGGCGGGCCATGGCCGCATCCTGCCCCGGGATGAACACCGCGCTGGACGACCGGCAGATTCTTGCCTGTGTAAAGAAGAAAATGACCCCCAAACCGAAATAG
- the recR gene encoding recombination mediator RecR: protein MDYYPVSIKNLIRSLARLPGIGQKTAERLAMHILQQPADEAHQLARNIVDLKKKLRLCQRCFALSDDTLCRICNDPARENGLICVVEQPADMASIEKSGAFNGRYHILGGVLSPMDGIGPDDIKIAQLVDRVEKEAIREIIIATGTNVEGESTAAYIAGILEPLPVTVSRIASGVPMGGDLKYVDQVTLKRAMESRHGI, encoded by the coding sequence ATGGATTACTACCCTGTTTCCATCAAGAATCTGATCCGCAGCCTGGCCCGGCTGCCGGGAATCGGCCAGAAGACCGCCGAACGGCTGGCCATGCACATTCTGCAGCAGCCGGCCGATGAAGCCCATCAGCTGGCCAGAAATATCGTGGATCTGAAAAAGAAGCTGCGGCTGTGCCAGCGCTGCTTTGCGCTCAGTGACGATACCCTGTGCCGCATCTGCAACGATCCCGCCCGTGAGAACGGACTGATCTGTGTGGTGGAACAGCCGGCGGACATGGCCTCCATTGAAAAGTCCGGCGCGTTCAACGGGCGCTATCACATTCTTGGCGGGGTGCTGTCCCCCATGGACGGCATCGGTCCTGACGATATCAAAATTGCCCAGCTGGTCGATCGGGTTGAAAAAGAGGCGATCCGGGAGATCATTATAGCAACCGGAACCAACGTGGAAGGGGAATCCACCGCCGCCTACATTGCCGGCATCCTCGAACCGCTGCCGGTGACCGTTTCGCGTATCGCATCGGGCGTGCCCATGGGCGGGGATTTGAAGTATGTGGATCAGGTAACCTTGAAACGCGCCATGGAGAGCCGACATGGAATCTGA
- a CDS encoding YbaB/EbfC family nucleoid-associated protein — MKGMGNMMKQAQKLQSKMMRMQEELAGKTVETTAGGGMITVVANGSQQIVSIKIEKEVVDPDDVEMLEDLVLAAVNDALAKAQEMVSSEMGKLTGGMKIPGLM; from the coding sequence ATGAAGGGCATGGGAAACATGATGAAGCAGGCCCAGAAACTTCAATCCAAGATGATGCGCATGCAGGAGGAACTGGCCGGCAAAACCGTTGAAACCACAGCCGGCGGTGGAATGATTACGGTGGTGGCCAATGGTTCACAGCAGATCGTCTCGATCAAGATCGAAAAGGAAGTGGTTGATCCGGATGACGTGGAAATGCTCGAGGACCTGGTCCTGGCCGCCGTCAACGATGCACTGGCCAAAGCCCAGGAGATGGTCTCCTCGGAGATGGGTAAACTTACCGGCGGGATGAAGATTCCCGGGCTCATGTAA
- the dnaX gene encoding DNA polymerase III subunit gamma/tau has protein sequence MGYLVLARKYRPQTFDAVVGQQHVTQTLKNAIKAGRVAHAILFSGPRGTGKTTIARILAKAMNCASGPTDTPCNQCRSCTDITAGRGVDVFEIDGASNNSVEQVRELRDNSRYMPAHSRFKIYIIDEVHMLSIAAFNALLKTLEEPPAHVMFFFATTEAHKIPITILSRCQRHDLKRIELNAVVAHMEALCQQEEVVISSGNLWSIARESGGSMRDALSLLDQILACSDGELDDAYVTNLLGGMDRSVFFDFSAAVFAGDLSRILAVIDTVYKNGQDLKRFYADLLMHFRHLMLVKMKVRSEILVDLSPGEIESMAAQVKDVSAALIDQVFTLLFNAEASMRHAFQPRLAMEMVFFKIHQIVPALPIDQLIQRMDSLLSDPQLQAVPEAGIVEAQSAYGSAAVAPPSSASPAPAVENPGSVLPATPVGQEAAADESRPVATDGGDDPWAQVMAAIRDAKPSIAGALSRATRVDVSDKAFTVVLPDNGFTLNLINKNLEMINAVCREQAAGREIKIEAAGDSAGGKEKAAAKQKNNDIRQQLLNHPLVADAVDIFSGKIEEIKIR, from the coding sequence ATGGGCTATCTTGTTTTAGCGCGAAAATACAGACCCCAGACCTTCGATGCGGTGGTCGGCCAGCAGCATGTCACCCAGACCCTGAAGAACGCCATCAAGGCCGGTCGGGTGGCCCATGCGATCCTGTTTTCCGGTCCCCGGGGAACCGGAAAGACCACCATCGCACGGATTCTGGCCAAGGCCATGAATTGCGCTTCGGGTCCCACCGATACACCGTGCAACCAGTGCCGCTCCTGTACGGACATTACCGCCGGGCGCGGTGTGGACGTGTTCGAAATCGACGGTGCTTCCAACAACAGTGTCGAACAGGTCCGTGAGCTTCGCGACAACAGCCGGTACATGCCGGCCCACAGCCGTTTCAAAATCTATATCATCGATGAAGTTCACATGCTCAGCATTGCCGCCTTCAATGCGCTGCTTAAAACACTGGAGGAGCCGCCGGCGCATGTGATGTTCTTCTTTGCCACCACCGAAGCGCACAAAATCCCCATCACGATTCTTTCGCGCTGCCAGCGCCACGATCTCAAACGGATTGAATTGAATGCCGTGGTGGCCCACATGGAAGCGCTTTGCCAGCAGGAAGAGGTCGTTATCTCTTCCGGCAACCTGTGGAGTATTGCCCGCGAATCCGGCGGCAGTATGCGCGACGCACTCAGCCTTCTGGACCAGATCCTGGCCTGCAGCGACGGCGAATTGGACGATGCCTACGTGACGAACCTTCTGGGGGGCATGGACCGCAGCGTGTTTTTCGATTTTTCCGCGGCCGTCTTCGCCGGTGATCTTTCTCGCATATTGGCCGTCATCGACACGGTTTACAAAAATGGTCAGGATCTGAAGCGGTTTTATGCCGACCTGCTGATGCATTTCCGCCACCTGATGCTGGTGAAAATGAAGGTTCGATCGGAAATCCTGGTTGATTTGTCACCTGGAGAGATCGAATCCATGGCCGCTCAGGTCAAAGATGTTTCCGCCGCGCTGATCGATCAGGTATTTACTTTGTTGTTCAACGCCGAGGCCAGCATGCGGCATGCGTTTCAGCCCCGACTGGCCATGGAGATGGTCTTTTTCAAGATCCACCAGATCGTTCCGGCACTGCCCATCGATCAGCTGATTCAGCGCATGGACAGCCTTCTGAGTGATCCGCAGCTTCAGGCGGTGCCCGAGGCCGGTATCGTTGAAGCCCAATCCGCTTATGGGAGTGCGGCCGTGGCGCCACCGTCATCCGCTTCCCCGGCCCCGGCGGTGGAAAATCCCGGGTCGGTGCTGCCGGCAACCCCTGTCGGTCAGGAGGCGGCAGCCGATGAATCGCGTCCAGTTGCAACGGATGGCGGTGATGATCCGTGGGCGCAGGTCATGGCGGCCATTCGAGACGCCAAACCGTCCATCGCCGGCGCGCTTTCCCGTGCGACGCGGGTTGATGTTTCCGACAAAGCGTTCACGGTCGTTTTGCCGGATAACGGTTTTACCCTGAACCTGATCAACAAGAATCTGGAGATGATCAACGCCGTCTGCCGGGAACAGGCCGCCGGACGGGAGATCAAAATCGAGGCTGCCGGGGATTCGGCCGGCGGAAAAGAGAAAGCGGCGGCCAAACAGAAAAACAATGACATCAGACAGCAGTTGCTTAATCACCCGCTGGTGGCCGATGCTGTCGATATTTTCAGCGGGAAAATTGAAGAGATCAAAATCAGATAG
- a CDS encoding DUF1015 domain-containing protein — translation MATVLPFKGILYNPEIITDSADVTTPPYDVIPPGEQQAFHERHPNNVIRLILGQSTPADTPRDNPHTRSAAYFREWMTQGVLKQDDQPALYLKAITYAHGESSVTRYGLIARVGIEAFEKRIILPHEKTFSKVKSERLELLKATHCNYCPIFSLYPDEGFILGTLEAAVDKSQPAVDFTDEQGHRHRLWRIIDPAVHARVTAAMQDKRLFIADGHHRYETSLNFKKHLQATDPTFNDQHPANYVLMYLCSMSDPGLIILPAHRLVKGLGAEEMQKALNRSRAWFNIADYPFAADNRKTVEKQFLADLEQGVASQPIGIYTRHASVFHLLTLRSGVMEELFGGELDPALQQLDVTVLTRLLFMTILEFDQQRLDDATRFGYASTADKALAAIDSGDFDAAFILNPTRIEQVQEVAQKGLIMPRKSTYFYPKVRSGLVMNTLAE, via the coding sequence ATGGCTACCGTATTGCCGTTTAAAGGAATATTGTATAACCCGGAAATCATTACCGACAGCGCAGATGTCACCACCCCGCCCTATGACGTGATTCCCCCCGGGGAACAACAGGCCTTTCATGAGCGTCATCCCAACAATGTTATCCGCCTGATCCTGGGCCAAAGTACGCCGGCCGATACTCCCCGGGACAATCCCCATACCCGGTCGGCCGCCTACTTCCGGGAATGGATGACCCAGGGGGTTCTCAAACAGGATGACCAGCCGGCGCTGTACCTCAAGGCAATTACCTACGCCCATGGCGAATCGTCCGTTACGCGCTATGGCCTGATCGCCCGGGTCGGTATCGAAGCGTTTGAAAAAAGAATCATCCTGCCCCATGAAAAGACCTTCTCCAAAGTAAAATCCGAAAGACTCGAATTGCTCAAGGCCACGCATTGTAACTACTGCCCCATCTTCTCACTTTATCCGGATGAAGGATTTATTCTGGGCACTCTGGAAGCGGCGGTCGACAAATCCCAGCCGGCAGTCGACTTTACCGACGAGCAAGGCCACCGGCACCGGCTGTGGCGAATTATAGATCCGGCGGTTCACGCCCGGGTCACGGCGGCCATGCAGGACAAGCGCCTCTTCATCGCCGACGGGCACCATCGTTATGAAACGTCCCTGAATTTCAAGAAACACCTGCAGGCGACCGATCCCACCTTCAACGACCAGCATCCGGCCAATTATGTGCTGATGTACCTGTGCAGCATGAGCGATCCGGGGCTGATAATCCTGCCCGCCCATCGTCTGGTCAAGGGGCTTGGCGCAGAGGAGATGCAAAAGGCCCTGAACCGCTCACGGGCCTGGTTCAACATCGCCGACTATCCGTTTGCGGCGGACAATCGCAAAACGGTCGAGAAACAGTTTCTGGCCGATCTGGAACAAGGGGTCGCCAGCCAGCCGATCGGTATCTACACCCGGCACGCTTCCGTGTTCCACCTCCTGACCCTTCGATCCGGAGTCATGGAAGAGCTGTTCGGCGGCGAACTCGATCCGGCATTGCAACAGCTGGACGTCACCGTACTGACCCGTCTGCTGTTTATGACCATCCTCGAATTCGACCAGCAGCGGTTAGACGACGCAACGCGCTTCGGCTATGCCAGCACGGCGGACAAAGCCCTTGCGGCCATCGACAGCGGCGACTTTGATGCGGCCTTCATCCTCAATCCCACCCGCATCGAGCAGGTTCAGGAAGTCGCTCAAAAAGGGCTGATCATGCCTCGAAAGTCGACCTATTTCTATCCGAAAGTGAGATCCGGCCTGGTGATGAACACGCTGGCCGAGTAG
- a CDS encoding tRNA1(Val) (adenine(37)-N6)-methyltransferase, with the protein MEPVTRDSFFDGRIVLHQPKHGYRFSIDAVILAHLSLPKAGEKVLDLGAGCGVIPIMLAHRHAAIHLTAVEIQSALAGFARQNVTLNQMADRIRIVEKDMAKLSQGDVDGPVDLVVSNPPYRKRDSGRINSNGQRAMARHELTIDLPTLLHTARRLLRKMGRLAVIYPAVRSVDLLSAMRTEGIEPKRLTMVHARAASAAQLVVVAGVNGGRPGLEVTRPLQVYNDNGTYTPVVDAMFKC; encoded by the coding sequence ATGGAACCCGTTACGCGCGACTCTTTTTTTGATGGCAGAATCGTTCTCCATCAACCCAAACACGGATACCGATTTTCCATTGATGCGGTGATCCTTGCGCATTTGTCGCTCCCCAAGGCCGGAGAAAAGGTACTTGACCTGGGGGCCGGTTGTGGCGTCATTCCCATTATGCTGGCCCATCGGCATGCGGCGATTCATCTTACCGCCGTTGAAATCCAGTCTGCGCTGGCCGGCTTTGCCCGCCAGAACGTGACCCTTAACCAAATGGCGGACCGGATCCGCATCGTGGAAAAGGATATGGCCAAGCTCTCACAGGGGGACGTTGACGGACCGGTCGATCTGGTGGTGAGCAACCCACCGTATCGCAAACGGGACAGCGGCAGGATCAACAGCAACGGCCAACGGGCCATGGCGCGCCATGAGCTGACGATCGATCTGCCGACGCTGCTGCATACCGCACGGCGCCTGCTGCGCAAAATGGGCCGTCTGGCGGTCATCTATCCGGCGGTGCGGTCGGTCGATCTGTTGTCGGCCATGCGCACCGAAGGGATCGAACCCAAGCGGCTGACCATGGTTCATGCGCGCGCCGCATCAGCGGCCCAGCTGGTTGTGGTGGCGGGCGTTAACGGCGGCCGGCCGGGACTAGAAGTGACCCGGCCGCTTCAGGTTTACAATGACAATGGCACCTATACCCCTGTTGTCGACGCCATGTTCAAGTGCTGA
- a CDS encoding DUF721 domain-containing protein: MEKKRSSANALTPIGRVLETIIERCRSDSSGGILHLVQVWDKTVGPPISDNARPFAVNGSLLLVHVSSSVWLHQLRFLKTELIEKLNSALPGGAITDIKFKVGRL, from the coding sequence ATGGAGAAAAAACGCTCGTCGGCCAATGCGTTGACACCTATCGGACGGGTGCTGGAGACCATTATTGAAAGGTGCCGGTCCGACAGCAGCGGTGGGATTTTGCATCTGGTCCAGGTGTGGGATAAAACCGTGGGCCCGCCGATTTCAGACAATGCGCGGCCGTTTGCCGTCAATGGCTCGCTGCTGTTGGTGCATGTCTCCAGCTCTGTGTGGCTGCACCAGCTCCGGTTTCTTAAAACCGAGCTGATTGAAAAGCTCAACAGCGCACTTCCCGGAGGCGCGATCACGGATATCAAATTTAAAGTCGGACGACTCTAA